From Caballeronia insecticola, a single genomic window includes:
- a CDS encoding dimethyl sulfoxide reductase anchor subunit family protein translates to MKPAFSVVFLTTLSGAAQGLLIALVGVELLAKLGFVATPAQAFFVVGAALSVVLGGLGLVASFFHLGHPERAWRAIAMWRTSWLSRECLCLPAFLACAAFYGLAHWLGASWSLAIGVIGVLASAALFVCTAMIYACLRFLQEWATPLTMVNFVLLGCASGFTLATACAAWLAPSLAAGLAACACTLTLAGCVSRVASLQRNARLRPKSTVQSATGIKGPNVVQKSRGFTAGAFNLREFFHGQTAAAIRRVKWTFLICAFGVPFVLMLLGIGAQSVALFGLAFVTQYAGLIAERWFFFAEARHPQNIYYARAS, encoded by the coding sequence ATGAAACCCGCGTTTTCCGTCGTGTTCCTCACGACCCTGAGCGGCGCCGCGCAAGGCTTGCTGATCGCGCTCGTCGGCGTCGAGTTGTTGGCGAAGCTCGGCTTCGTTGCAACGCCTGCGCAGGCGTTTTTCGTCGTCGGAGCGGCGTTGTCCGTCGTGCTCGGTGGACTTGGGCTCGTCGCTTCGTTCTTTCATCTCGGACATCCGGAGCGCGCGTGGCGCGCCATCGCGATGTGGCGCACGTCGTGGCTCTCGCGCGAATGTCTGTGCCTGCCCGCGTTTCTCGCGTGCGCCGCGTTCTATGGCCTGGCGCACTGGCTCGGTGCGTCGTGGTCGCTTGCGATCGGCGTGATCGGCGTGCTGGCGTCCGCCGCGCTGTTCGTCTGCACCGCGATGATCTACGCGTGCCTGCGCTTCCTCCAGGAATGGGCGACGCCGCTCACGATGGTCAACTTCGTGCTGCTCGGCTGCGCATCGGGCTTCACGCTCGCGACGGCGTGCGCGGCGTGGCTCGCGCCCTCGCTTGCCGCCGGTCTCGCGGCGTGCGCGTGTACGCTGACGCTCGCGGGATGTGTCTCGCGTGTGGCTTCGCTACAGCGCAACGCGCGCTTGCGGCCGAAGTCGACCGTGCAGAGCGCAACGGGCATTAAAGGGCCGAACGTCGTGCAGAAATCGCGCGGCTTTACGGCAGGCGCGTTCAATCTGCGCGAGTTTTTTCATGGGCAGACGGCGGCTGCGATCAGGCGCGTCAAGTGGACGTTTCTCATCTGCGCGTTCGGCGTGCCGTTCGTGTTGATGCTGCTTGGCATCGGCGCGCAGTCGGTCGCGTTGTTTGGCCTGGCGTTCGTCACGCAGTATGCGGGCCTGATCGCCGAACGATGGTTCTTCTTCGCGGAGGCGCGGCATCCGCAGAATATTTACTACGCGCGTGCGTCGTGA
- a CDS encoding cystathionine gamma-synthase family protein, which produces MDKQGFTTGIVHGDRITGTEHGGVRQAIHTSVQYGFERVEDLIGVFQGTKKGGFNYARQGTPTTAALERKITSLEQGVGSICFSTGMGALTAVFLTLLRAGDHLVSSRYVFGNTNSFFGTLRTLGIEVTVVDATSAANVAAAIQPNTRMVFVETIANPGTQIPDLTGIGELCRERGLAYVVDNTITSPALFVPKNVGASLVVNSLTKTIAGHGAALGGAVTDTGLFDWSAYPNIADEYRKSAPKEQGLLQIRKKGLRDMGASLSSEQAHSIALGAETLALRVAKCSENALALARFLEKHEAIGRVLYPGLESHPQYETAQALFKGASWLLSFELRHADRMIEVVNALQLPIKATGLGDTRTLIIPVAPTIFYEAGPEVRKSMGISDGMLRLSAGIEDTDDLIADFAQALKHAV; this is translated from the coding sequence ATGGACAAGCAAGGCTTCACCACAGGCATCGTTCACGGCGACAGGATCACGGGCACCGAGCACGGGGGCGTGCGCCAGGCCATCCACACTTCGGTCCAGTACGGATTCGAGCGCGTGGAAGATCTGATCGGCGTGTTTCAGGGCACGAAGAAGGGCGGCTTCAATTACGCGCGTCAAGGTACGCCCACGACAGCCGCGCTCGAACGCAAGATCACGAGCCTCGAACAGGGCGTCGGGTCGATCTGCTTCAGCACGGGCATGGGCGCGCTGACGGCGGTGTTTCTCACGCTGCTGCGCGCGGGCGACCACCTCGTGTCGAGCCGCTACGTGTTCGGCAACACCAACAGTTTTTTCGGCACGCTGAGAACGCTCGGCATCGAAGTGACGGTGGTCGATGCCACGTCCGCCGCGAACGTCGCCGCCGCGATCCAGCCGAACACGCGCATGGTGTTCGTCGAGACGATCGCGAATCCGGGCACGCAGATTCCGGATCTGACGGGCATCGGCGAGTTGTGCCGCGAGCGCGGGCTCGCCTATGTCGTCGACAACACGATCACCTCGCCCGCGTTGTTCGTGCCGAAGAACGTGGGCGCGAGCCTCGTCGTCAATTCGCTGACGAAGACCATCGCGGGGCACGGCGCGGCGCTCGGCGGCGCGGTGACGGATACCGGCCTGTTCGACTGGAGCGCGTATCCGAATATCGCCGATGAATACCGCAAGTCGGCGCCGAAAGAGCAAGGGCTGTTGCAGATCCGCAAGAAAGGGTTGCGCGACATGGGCGCGTCGCTTTCGTCGGAGCAGGCGCATTCGATTGCGCTGGGCGCCGAGACGCTCGCGCTGCGCGTCGCGAAATGCAGCGAGAATGCGCTCGCACTCGCGCGGTTTCTGGAGAAGCACGAGGCGATCGGCCGCGTGCTGTATCCAGGGCTCGAGAGTCATCCGCAGTACGAGACCGCGCAGGCATTGTTCAAGGGCGCATCGTGGCTGCTGTCGTTCGAGTTGCGTCACGCGGATCGCATGATCGAGGTCGTCAATGCGCTGCAATTGCCGATCAAGGCGACGGGCCTCGGCGACACGCGCACCTTGATCATTCCTGTTGCCCCGACCATCTTCTATGAAGCCGGTCCGGAAGTGCGCAAGTCGATGGGCATTTCGGACGGCATGCTGCGTTTGTCGGCCGGCATCGAAGATACCGACGATCTGATCGCCGATTTCGCGCAGGCGTTGAAGCACGCGGTTTGA
- a CDS encoding glutathione S-transferase: MAYELYYWDGLQGRGEFVRLALEDAAAEYVDVARESKKSGYGMDAMMKVLNSKSEPHIPFAPPFLKDGKLIVPHVANILLYLGPKLHLAPKDEGLRYVAHGLQLTIADFITEVHDTHHPLATDLYYEDQKDAAKIRTQSFLDKRVPKFMSYFERVLKQNPQGDTHMIGDKATYVDLSVFQIVDGLHYAFPRAMNKFGKLYPRVAALHDAVLQRPNIAAYVDSERRIPFNESGIFRHYPELDQDA; this comes from the coding sequence ATGGCTTACGAACTCTATTACTGGGACGGATTGCAGGGCCGCGGCGAATTCGTCCGGCTCGCGCTGGAAGATGCAGCCGCGGAATATGTCGACGTTGCGCGCGAATCGAAGAAAAGCGGCTATGGCATGGACGCCATGATGAAAGTGCTCAACAGCAAGAGCGAGCCGCATATTCCGTTCGCGCCGCCGTTCCTGAAGGATGGCAAGCTGATCGTGCCGCATGTCGCGAATATCCTGCTGTACCTTGGGCCGAAGCTTCATCTCGCGCCGAAAGACGAAGGCCTGCGATACGTCGCGCACGGCTTGCAGCTGACCATTGCGGATTTCATCACCGAAGTTCACGACACGCATCATCCGCTCGCGACCGATCTGTATTACGAAGATCAGAAGGACGCCGCGAAAATCCGCACGCAGAGTTTTCTCGACAAGCGCGTGCCCAAGTTCATGAGTTACTTCGAGCGCGTGCTCAAGCAGAACCCGCAGGGCGACACGCACATGATCGGCGACAAGGCCACGTACGTCGATCTGTCGGTCTTTCAGATCGTCGATGGACTGCATTACGCCTTTCCGCGCGCCATGAACAAGTTCGGCAAGCTGTATCCGCGTGTGGCCGCGTTGCACGATGCCGTGCTGCAACGGCCGAACATCGCGGCTTATGTCGATTCGGAGCGGCGCATTCCGTTCAACGAATCCGGCATTTTCAGGCACTATCCCGAACTCGATCAGGACGCGTGA
- a CDS encoding aldo/keto reductase: MVKTIPSFGLGTFRVDAAKTTNAVKSAIALGYRHIDTAQYYNNEAAVGQGVRDSGVPRDDIWVTTKVWWERLSRDALIASLKDSHAKLDIGTIDLALVHWPSPKGAVPIAETLAAMQEAQKLGLIRHYGVSNFTAPLLEEALKAPGGKEIVTNQFEVSPFLANRALVDATQRLGVKVTAYMPLGEGRAHTDPTLKAIAQKHDATPAQVTFAWLLSRDIVVLSASTNPEHQKSNWDAQKLKLDADDIAKIDALDEGKRHANPPFAPAW, encoded by the coding sequence ATGGTCAAAACGATTCCTTCCTTCGGCCTCGGCACGTTTCGCGTCGATGCCGCGAAGACCACGAACGCGGTGAAGAGCGCAATCGCGCTCGGCTATCGTCACATCGACACCGCGCAGTACTACAACAACGAAGCCGCCGTCGGACAGGGTGTGCGCGACTCGGGCGTGCCGCGCGACGATATCTGGGTCACGACGAAAGTGTGGTGGGAACGGCTCTCGCGCGATGCGCTCATCGCGAGCCTGAAAGACAGCCACGCGAAGCTCGATATCGGCACGATCGATCTCGCGCTCGTGCACTGGCCGTCGCCGAAGGGCGCGGTGCCGATTGCCGAAACCCTCGCCGCCATGCAGGAGGCGCAGAAGCTCGGGTTGATCCGTCACTACGGCGTGTCGAATTTCACGGCGCCGCTGCTCGAAGAGGCGCTGAAGGCGCCGGGCGGCAAGGAGATCGTGACGAACCAGTTCGAAGTGAGCCCGTTTCTCGCGAACCGCGCGCTCGTCGATGCGACGCAGCGGCTCGGCGTCAAGGTGACCGCCTACATGCCGCTCGGCGAAGGCCGCGCGCATACGGACCCGACGCTGAAAGCGATCGCGCAGAAGCACGATGCAACGCCCGCGCAGGTGACGTTCGCGTGGCTGCTGTCGCGCGATATCGTGGTGCTGTCGGCATCGACGAATCCGGAGCATCAGAAGAGCAACTGGGACGCGCAGAAGCTCAAGCTCGACGCGGATGACATCGCGAAAATCGATGCGCTCGATGAAGGCAAGCGTCACGCGAATCCGCCGTTTGCGCCGGCTTGGTGA
- a CDS encoding tetratricopeptide repeat protein, protein MSSTPDHVRAQEYLESGIAAHRQARHSEAEAHYRRAVDINPTQPEALNNLGVLLDDTGRSDEAEDCYQQAILLRPDYLDALKNLAASLSDSQQWDKAEQTLKKALAVDPANVAIHLHLARVLGCMGRIADAEACLRHALILQPDNVQTCLELGRTLEAACKPAEAETQYRKSISVAPHQAETHVALAKLLVERKSLQDAESEYRHALRLQPDDAETLSSLGMLLQGTERVTEAEACFRAALRSRAEHIPALGNLADLLNNDARYAEAEACYRRILEIDPRCIEALNNLGRLLEDAHRFDEAETYYRQVLTIEPERVPTVLNLSLLLLKRGRLKEAWPLYESRYADSPYWGDESAMHAKPPFPFKEWQGEPLAGRSLLVRSEQGFGDSLHFARYLPQLKRLGVAKLTLVCPAALVSLLETVEGVDVCISETDVNNVPAHDFWCFTMSLPLRFGTTLDTIPASVPYLRAPAERQSRWAGRFSEDSLKIGLVWAGDPRPSLASAHLTDRRRSLNAQAYLPLLRIPGITFVSLQLGNSTRPQIKDLPPELRPLDVMDEVNDFADTAALIEQLDLVITVDTSVAHLAGALARPVWILSRFDGCWRWLLDRDDAPWYPSARLFRQTRPGDWTGVIDRVTQALSTLTAKKN, encoded by the coding sequence ATGTCATCAACTCCCGACCACGTGCGTGCGCAGGAATACCTGGAGTCCGGTATCGCCGCCCATCGGCAAGCGCGCCATTCAGAGGCTGAAGCACACTATCGACGCGCAGTCGATATCAATCCGACTCAGCCCGAAGCCCTGAATAATCTCGGCGTGTTGCTGGACGACACGGGCCGCTCCGACGAAGCTGAAGACTGCTATCAGCAGGCCATTTTGCTGCGCCCTGACTATCTTGATGCCCTCAAAAATCTGGCCGCCAGCCTAAGCGATTCGCAGCAGTGGGATAAGGCGGAACAGACCTTGAAAAAGGCCCTCGCCGTCGATCCGGCGAATGTGGCCATTCATCTTCACCTGGCACGCGTACTTGGTTGCATGGGGCGCATCGCCGATGCCGAGGCATGCCTGAGGCATGCGCTGATTTTGCAGCCGGACAATGTTCAAACTTGTCTGGAACTCGGGCGCACGCTGGAAGCCGCCTGCAAGCCGGCGGAAGCCGAAACGCAATATCGCAAGTCCATCAGTGTCGCCCCGCATCAGGCGGAGACTCATGTCGCATTGGCGAAACTTCTGGTCGAGCGGAAAAGCCTGCAAGACGCCGAAAGCGAATATCGCCACGCTTTGCGATTGCAGCCAGACGATGCGGAAACGTTGAGCAGTCTCGGCATGCTTTTACAAGGCACGGAACGCGTGACCGAAGCAGAAGCATGTTTCCGTGCCGCGTTGAGGAGCCGCGCGGAGCACATTCCCGCGCTGGGAAATCTGGCGGATCTGCTCAACAACGACGCCCGTTACGCGGAAGCCGAGGCATGCTATCGCCGCATACTCGAAATCGACCCGCGGTGCATCGAGGCGTTGAATAACCTCGGACGCCTGCTCGAAGACGCGCATCGTTTCGACGAAGCCGAAACGTACTATAGACAGGTGCTGACTATCGAGCCGGAACGCGTTCCGACGGTACTGAATCTGAGTCTGTTGCTGCTCAAGCGCGGCCGCCTCAAGGAAGCGTGGCCACTCTACGAGTCGCGATACGCCGATTCGCCCTACTGGGGAGACGAGTCCGCGATGCATGCGAAGCCGCCATTTCCGTTTAAGGAATGGCAAGGCGAGCCGCTCGCGGGCCGTTCCTTGCTGGTGCGCTCGGAGCAAGGTTTCGGAGACAGTCTGCACTTCGCTCGTTATCTGCCGCAGCTCAAGCGCCTGGGCGTCGCGAAGTTGACGCTCGTGTGTCCCGCCGCGCTTGTCAGTCTGCTGGAGACCGTCGAAGGCGTCGATGTTTGCATCAGCGAAACCGACGTGAATAACGTTCCGGCGCATGACTTCTGGTGCTTCACCATGAGCCTTCCACTGCGATTCGGCACGACGCTCGACACCATTCCTGCTTCCGTGCCTTACCTGCGTGCGCCAGCCGAACGCCAGTCGCGCTGGGCCGGGCGATTTTCCGAAGATTCCCTGAAGATCGGTCTGGTCTGGGCGGGCGATCCGCGACCGTCGCTTGCCAGTGCGCACCTGACGGATCGACGTCGCTCGCTGAACGCGCAAGCCTATCTCCCGCTTCTGCGCATCCCGGGCATCACCTTCGTGAGCCTGCAGTTAGGCAACTCGACGCGGCCGCAGATCAAGGATCTGCCACCCGAATTGCGTCCCCTCGACGTGATGGACGAAGTCAACGATTTCGCCGACACCGCGGCACTCATCGAACAACTGGATCTGGTCATTACCGTGGACACGTCGGTGGCGCATCTGGCCGGCGCCCTGGCCAGGCCCGTCTGGATTCTGTCGCGTTTCGACGGCTGCTGGCGATGGCTTCTCGATCGCGACGACGCGCCCTGGTATCCGAGCGCGCGCCTGTTCCGGCAGACCCGGCCCGGCGACTGGACAGGCGTGATCGATCGTGTGACGCAGGCGCTGAGTACCCTGACGGCCAAGAAAAACTAG